A window of Candidatus Nitrospira allomarina genomic DNA:
TTGATTATATTTAATCTGTTTTCAGAATGTGTCACGCGTGCTCCTGGTCTTATGCTCGAAAATGTGTCGTATATCAAAAAGGTAGTGTTTCCTCTGGAGATAATGCCTTGGGTATCGATATTAGTGGCACTTTTTAATGCTGCCGTAAGTCTTCTGATTTTGTTTATATTCTACCTCATAGTCCATGGTTTTCCACCCCTAACGGTGTTGCTGTTGCCGGTGGTACTTTTTCCGTTTGTCCTCTTGATTGTAGGATTAGGTTGGTTTCTGGCTTCCATGGGGGTGTTTCTACGTGATGTCCAGCCGTTGGTAGGCGTGATGACCACGATGATGATGTTTCTCAGTCCTATTTTTTACCCCCTATCGGCTATTCCTGAAACCTATCGAGGATTCATTCAGCTCAATCCGTTGACACCCGTCCTGAATGCGTCGAAATCGGTCATATTTTTGGGGCAAATGCCGGAATGGGTAGACTGGCTCCTGTATACGGTTGTTTTTTGGGTGGTCGGTTGGTTGGGCTTTGTATGGTTCCAAATAACGCGAAAAGGATTTGCTGATGTTGTCTAAGAGTCTCTTTAAAAAACCCTCAATCTTCTCGCGGGAAATGAGTAGGGGAGAGGAAGCTCAACCCACCTATCGCGGATCGCAAGAATACAAGTCTCAGGGGGTAAGTGGGCAATCCGTGCAAGAGGCCAATGACGTCGCCATCCGCGTTCAAAATCTCTGCAAGTGCTACCAGATTTATGATCAACCACAGGATCGATTGAAACAGTGGATATACCCACGATTGCAAAGATTTATCGGTAGGCCAGCCAAACAATATTTCTGTGGATTCTGGGCGCTCAAGGAAGTCTCGTTCGAGGTAAAAAGGGGGGAAACCGTTGGCATTATCGGTCGCAACGGCAGTGGAAAATCTACGCTTCTCCAAATGATCTGCGGAACGCTCACCCCAACAAGTGGCAGTATATTAACCTATGGCCGGATCGCGGCCCTGCTGGAATTGGGTTCGGGATTCAATGCGGAGTTTACGGGGCGCGAAAACGTTTATATGAATGCCGCAGTGCTTGGACTGAGCAGAGCAGAAATCGATGCGCGTATCGATGACATCATTGCATTTGCCGATATTGGCGACTTCATCGAACAACCGGTAAAAATGTACTCAAGCGGGATGATGGTTCGGCTCGCTTTTGCTGTTCAATCCCAAGTTGCCCCGGCTATTCTCATTGTGGATGAAGCCTTGGCAGTTGGTGATGCAAAATTCCAGGCTAAATGCTTTGATCGTTTAAAGAAACTCAAAGATAGTGGGACAAGCATATTGCTGGTCACCCACTCTAGCGAACAGATCGTGACGCATTGCACCAAAGCACTATTGCTTGAAAATGGTATGGTGCTGGAGTCTGGCCAACCTCGCGTGGTGGTGAATCGTTATATGGATTTGTTGTTTGGCAAAGAAAAAAAATCACCAGACGCCGAGCCCATCGCGGCAACCACCGCTGCAAACGAGGCTGCAAACCTTAGGTGCTCGTTAAGTTATACGGAAGATGTGTTTGCCACGCGTCCCGGTTACAATCCGCACGAATATCGCTGGGGGGATGGTTCGGCCTCAATTTTGGATTTTTATTTGTCGGCAGATGGGGACATGTATCCTTATGCGATTTCGACGGGACAAACGGTCCATTTGGGTGTTTCATTTAGGTTTTCAAGGAGCCTAGTGCGACCAATATTAGGGATTACTATCAAAACCAAAGAAGGTGTAACCATCTATGGGGCTAATTCCGAAACACTTGCAGCCAAAGAATTCAAATCCTTGGGTCAGCATGGTCAAGTAGCTTACGCCAAGGCTGTCTTTTGTTGTCGTCTTGCGCCTGGAGACTATTTTATTTCCTTAGGTATTGCCACCAAGCATGGCGAAGGAGACACGCCTCACGACAGGCGTTATGACGCTATTCATTTTCAAGTTCGGCCAGAAACTAAATTTTTTGGCCTTGTGGACTTGGGTCTCCACTTAACGGCTCAGGAAATTGCTTGATGAAATCACTCTTGTCAAGAGCGGGCTATGGGCTCAATCCCAAAACCAACGTCTGGTCGAGACCTGAATACCCCGGCATTGATTACGATGATGGCGAGATCATCGAGCAACGCCTCGCCGAGATCATTGAGCATGCGAGTGACATTTCTGTTCTGTCTACAGAGTTACGCCAGCATTGTACGGACTGGCCGTCTCTGTATCACCTCAGCAGCACACGAGCTAATATCTTGCGTCCATTTCAAAGCATGTTGGAATCTACGGATGTCCTGGAAATTGGAGCGGGATGTGGCGCCATTACTCGTTATTTGGGGGAATGTGGGGCCCATGTCCTGGCTTTGGAAGGAACGCATCGCCGTGCAAGTATCGCGCGATCACGCACACGTGATCTTCCAAACGTCATTGTGGTGTCGGACACATTTGATGACTTCAAATGGGATCACCAGTTTGATGTCATCACACTCATCGGTGTGCTCGAATATGCAAACCTGTTCACGCCGGGGGAAGATCCTGCACTCGGGATGTTACGGCGAGTGAGAGCCATGC
This region includes:
- a CDS encoding ABC transporter ATP-binding protein, with amino-acid sequence MLSKSLFKKPSIFSREMSRGEEAQPTYRGSQEYKSQGVSGQSVQEANDVAIRVQNLCKCYQIYDQPQDRLKQWIYPRLQRFIGRPAKQYFCGFWALKEVSFEVKRGETVGIIGRNGSGKSTLLQMICGTLTPTSGSILTYGRIAALLELGSGFNAEFTGRENVYMNAAVLGLSRAEIDARIDDIIAFADIGDFIEQPVKMYSSGMMVRLAFAVQSQVAPAILIVDEALAVGDAKFQAKCFDRLKKLKDSGTSILLVTHSSEQIVTHCTKALLLENGMVLESGQPRVVVNRYMDLLFGKEKKSPDAEPIAATTAANEAANLRCSLSYTEDVFATRPGYNPHEYRWGDGSASILDFYLSADGDMYPYAISTGQTVHLGVSFRFSRSLVRPILGITIKTKEGVTIYGANSETLAAKEFKSLGQHGQVAYAKAVFCCRLAPGDYFISLGIATKHGEGDTPHDRRYDAIHFQVRPETKFFGLVDLGLHLTAQEIA
- a CDS encoding ABC transporter permease, translated to MNNTYSPFSPLICAWQHRTLIARLAKREIDARYRGSMLGVIWAFVVPMLMLGVYTFVFSVVFRIRWEVPTEENGAFALLLFSGLIIFNLFSECVTRAPGLMLENVSYIKKVVFPLEIMPWVSILVALFNAAVSLLILFIFYLIVHGFPPLTVLLLPVVLFPFVLLIVGLGWFLASMGVFLRDVQPLVGVMTTMMMFLSPIFYPLSAIPETYRGFIQLNPLTPVLNASKSVIFLGQMPEWVDWLLYTVVFWVVGWLGFVWFQITRKGFADVV